A region of the Sphingobium yanoikuyae genome:
TGATAGGTCTTGGAGCGCCAGGAGACGGTGCTGCCGAAATAGAGGCTGCCATCGCCCACCGGGACATTGTAGCTGAGCGTGCCGCTGGCGGTCCATTTCGGCGTGTTCTGGACCCGGCGATAGTCGGCGACATCGGTCGGCACGCTGGCGATATTGGCGATATATTCGCGATAATCGGCATCGATGAAACCAACCGCGGTCTGCAGGTTCAGACGGTCGCCGCCACTGAAGATGTCGCGACCAAGGCGCGCATTGCTTTCGAACTCCAGCCCCTTGAAGCGCGCCTTGCCGGCATTCGACACGACACCGCAGAAGGAGGGCGTGGGCACGCCGCCGACATTGACGGTGCAGGCGACCGAACCGGGGATCTGCACATCCTTGTAGTCGGCATAGAAGCCGGCGACCGCGACATAGAGGGCGCCGTCCATCAGATTGCCCTTGTAGCCGACTTCATAGCTGTCGACCTGTTCGGGCGCGAAGCTGAGGAAGGAGGCAATTTCGCTGTCCTGGCGGATGCCGTCGCCATTGAGGTCGGGCGCGTTGGTGCCGACCCCGCGCGGGTCGAAGCCGCCGCCCTTGAAGCCCTTGGAATAGCTGGCATAAATATTGTGATCAGCGGTCGGCTGGTAGCTGACCGAGAAGCGCGGCGTGAATTTCTTGAACTCGCGCTCGCCCCGGAAATTGGTGCTGGGCGCGCCGAAGGGGATACCGGCGCCGTCGAACACCGGCGAGCCGCCACCCAGATAGCTTTGCCGCAGGATATTGGCGCGGCGCGTATCCCAGGTATAGCGGCCACCAGCCGACAGGCTGAGCTGATCGGTCAGGTCGAAGCTCATGTCGCCGAACACGGCATAGGTTTCGGTATCGACATTGGCCTGGGTGAAGGCGGTCAGCCCGGCCACGGTGGTGAAGATACGGGTATCGAACTGGGTGTCGGCGCTGGCATCAAGATAATAGAAGCCGACCATGCCGTGCAGCCGGCCCTTGTCATAGAGAAGCTGGAATTCCTGGCTGAGCTGTTCGTTCTTGTAATAGGCCGGCACATCGACATCGACGGCGGGGAGCGCGTCGAAGTCGATCGGCGAGGCGCTGTCATCCTTGCGCCAGGCGCTGATCGAGCGCAGCGTCACCGCGTCGCTCAGCTCCGCCGTCAGGTTCATCGACAGGCCGTAGGACTTCACATATTGCTTGGGATCGACCAGGCCGCCACGGGTGTCGAACACATCGTCCAGCACCGGCGCGCCCGATGCCTGGCCCGGAATCAGGCGGTGGCCGCCACGCGGGTTGCTGTTATCCTTGGTATAGTCGCCGGTGATGCGCATCAGCACCGGCGCGCCATAGCCGCCCATTTCGAAGGTGGCGCGGCCGGCCCAGATATCCTTGTTATAATTATCCTGCCCGGTGGTGAGATTCTTGCCGAAGCCGCCGCGCGACAGGCGGGCAAAGGCACCACCCACGCGCATCAGGTCGCCGATCGGCGCCGACACGCTGATGATGCCATCGGCCTGATCATAGCTGCCATAGCTGCCCTTGAGCTTGAGCGAGAAGTCCTGCGGCAGCATCTTCGTGACATATTTGACCGCGCCGCCGATCGTATTGCGGCCATAGAGCGTGCCCTGCGGCCCGCGCAGCACCTCGATCCGTTCGACATCATAGATGTCGAGCAGCGCACCCTGCGGCCGGTTGAGATAGACATCGTCGAGATAGATGCCGACGCCCTGTTCGAAGCCGGAAACCGGATCCTGCTGGCCGACACCGCGGATGAAGGCGGTCAGCGTCGAATTGGTGCCGCGCGACGCCTCCAGCGTGGTGTTGGGGGTGACGTTCGCGAGGTCGCTGATGTCGATCGCCCCGCCCCGTTCCAGATCGGCGCCAGAGAAGGCGCTGACCGCGATCGGCACCGACACCAGCGTTTCCTCACGCCGGCGGGCAGTGACGATGATGCCGGCCTCTTCGGTGTCGGCGGCGGGCGCCGACGCGTCCTGCGCGAAGGCGGGATATGCCATCGCGCCGGTCCAGGCGGCGGATGCGAGGGCAAGGGCACGAATGCTGTGATGGGCCTTCATCGGCGTTTCCTCTCCTGAAGCGGCCCCCGGTCATCCGGGTAGCCAATCTGCTTGCCCTTTGAATAATGAAAGTTGAACCAGCTTTCAACTTCAAATATGAGGGACGGTGAACAAGGCCACCAGACGTCCTCAAATGATTGAAAAGGCACGTATTGGCAGGCAGAGGGAGAGAGCATGACCGATCCGGCTTCCCCACGGGATGAGAGACGCGATGACAAGGCGCCGCGCACCGCGCGGGGCGAACGCACGCTTCGCGCGCTGCTGTCGGCGGCGGCCGAGGAGTTTGGCGAAAAGGGATTTCACGACGGGTCGGTGAGCGGCATCACCCGCCGGGCGGGCTGCGCCTTGGGCAGCTTCTACACCTATTTCGACAGCAAGGACGATATCTTCCGCGCGCTGGTCAACGACATGTCGGGCCAGGTGCGCGACTATGTCTCGCCGCGCATCGCCGACGCACGCAACGGGATCGAGGCGGAGCGGATCGGCCTGCTGAGCTTCCTGGAGTTCGCGCGCGCCCACAAGGAAATCTACCGCATCATCGACGAGGCCGAGTTCGTCGACCAGGCCGCCTATCGCGCCCATTATGAGAATACCGCCAGCCGCATGGCCGCGCGCCTGAAGAAGGCCGCGCAGCAGGGCGACGTGCGCGCGGACGTGGAAGAGGTCCATGCCTGGGCGATCATGGGGATGAATGTTTTCCTGGGGTTGCGCTATGGCGTGTGGGACGACAGCCGCCCCGCGCAGGAGATTGCCGACATCGCCAACGCGTTGATCGAGAAGGGGATCGGCAAGCGCGCTTGAGGGTTGCACCGCTGCCGCCTATCGGGACAAGCACCGATGGTCGCGCCCTGCCCCTGCTGATAGGGCCGGGCGTCAGGCCCCAAAGCAAAAGGCGGACAGGCGATGCGCACACTCCAAAAACAGACATTCCTTCTGGCATCGATCCTGCTGGTCAGCGGCTGTGCGACCACCGCCACGCCGCCGTCGGCCAGCGCCCCGGTGCCGCCGACCACGATCGAGGCGGTCGGGCAACTGACCAAGGCCATCCCCTTCCCGCGCGGCTATCTCGACCCCGCCGCCCTGCCCAACAGCCTGACCCTGCTGCCGCCCCCGCCCGCCCCCGGCACCGCCGCCAAGGCCGCCGATGAGGAAGCCTATCGCGCCGCGCTCGCCGCGCCGGCCGATCGCCAGGCGCTGGCCGCGTCGGACGCGGACCTGGGCTGGCCGCACATGGTCCAGTCGTTCGAGCCGATCGCCGGCCTGTCGCTGTCGGACGGCACCCACCCGCACCTCACCATGCTGCTGCGCCGCGCTGCTGCGGATGCCGCTTTCTCCACCTCGCGCGCCAAGGGTCATTATCAGCGGGTGCGCCCGTTCGTGGAGCATGACGGCAATACCTGCCGCCCGCAGGACGAGCCGATGCTGCGCAAGGACGGCTCCTATCCATCGGGCCATACCGCGATCGGCTGGATGCTGGCGCTCGTCCTGACCGATGTCATGCCCGACAAGCAGGATGCCCTGCTCAAGCGCGGTTATGAATTTGGCGAGAGCCGGGTCATCTGTCGCGCCCATTGGTTGAGCGATACGCTGGCCGGCCGGGTCGTGGCATCGGCCACCTATGCGCGGTTGCAGTCCGATCCGGTGTTCCGTGCCCAGCGCGAACTGGCGCGGCAGGAATTGGCTGCGCCGCACTGATCCAGCCGCTTTGCCTTTGGCGCGGAAGCCGCTAAAGCCGCGCTCCATGAGCGACGCTGCAGCAAAACCCGCCCCCAAGGACTGGATTCTCGGCATTCATGCCTATGTGCCGGGCAAGTCCGCCGCCGATGACGGCCGGCCGCTGATCAAGCTGTCCGCCAACGAGAACCCGCTCGGCACCGGCGCGGCTGCCCGCGCGGCGCTGGTGGCGGCGACGGCGGACCTGGCCACCTATCCCGATCCCGGCGCGGCCAAGCTGCGCGAGGCGATCGGCGCGGTCCACGGCCTTGACCCCGCGCGCATCATTTATGGCACCGGGTCGGACGAACTGCTGCATATCGCCGCCAGCGCCTATGCCGGGCCGGGCGACGAGGTGCTGTATGTCCGCTACGGCTTTTCGGTCTATGACATCGCCGCCCGCCGCGTCGGCGCGACGCCGATCGAGGCGCCCGACGCCGATTATGCGACCGATGTCGATGCGCTGCTGGCCTGCGTGACGGAGAAGACCAAGGTCGTCTTCCTCGCCAACCCCAACAATCCCACCGGCACCATGACCAGCCGGGAAGAGATTGCGCGGCTGCACGCCGGGCTGCGCCCCGATATCCTGTTCGTGCTGGACCAGGCCTATGCCGAATATCTGGACGCGGACGAGGATGATGCGGGGCTGGAACTGGCGAAGACCGCCAGCAACGTGCTTGTCACCCGCACCTTCTCGAAAATCTATGGCCTGGCGGCCGAGCGGATCGGCTGGGGCTATGCCAGCCAGGACGTCATCGACATCCTCCACCGCATCCGCGCGCCGTTCAACGTGACCACCGCCGGCCAGGCCGCCGCGGTCGCCGCGATCCAGGATAATGAATGGGTCGAGGCGAGCCGCGCCCATAATGCGCAATGGCGCGAATGGCTGGCGGGCGAGATCGCGTCCCTCGCCAACCATGGCCTGCGCGCGGTGCCCAGCCGCACCAATTTCCTGCTGATCCTGTTCGATGGCAAGCTGACCGCCGAGGCAGCGATGAAGGGGCTGTGGGACGAGGGCTATGCCACACGCTGGCTGCCCGGCCAGGGCCTGCCCAACGGCCTGCGCATCACCATCGGCACCGAGGAACAGACCCGCGCCGTCGCCGCCAAGCTGCGCGCCATGGCGGAGGCGGCCTGACGCGATGCTGCCCTTTTCCCGTGTCACCATCATCGGCCTTGGCCTGATCGGCTCCTCGCTGGCGCGGGCGATCCGCGAATATATGCCCACCGTCCGCGTCACCGGCCATGATGCCGACCCCGCCGTGCGCGAAACCGCGCGGCGCATCGACCTGTGCGACGACATCACCGATACGGCCGGCGCATCCGTCACCGACGCCGAGCTGGTGATATTGTGCGTGCCGGTCCGCGCCATGGGTGCAGCGGCGGCGGAGATTGCCGATGAACTGCCGGCCGACGCGATCATCAGCGACGTGGGTTCGTGCAAGGCGGACGTGCTGGCGCAGCTCAACGCCGCCCTGCCCGGCCGCATCATCATCCCGGCGCACCCAGTGGCCGGCACCGAAAATAGTGGGCCGGAAGCGGGCTTTGCCACCCTGTTCAAGGGACGCTGGTCCATCGTCACCCCGCCCGCCGATGCCGATCCCGCCGCCGTCGAGCGGGTGTCGGAACTGTGGCGCCGGGTCGGCGCCGATGTCGAGACGATGGACCCGGCGCATCATGACCTGGTGCTGGCGGTGACCAGCCATTTGCCGCACCTGATCGCCTATACGATCGTCGGCACCGCCAGCGACCTGGAGAATGTCACCCAGAGCGAGGTGATCAAATATTCGGCCGGTGGCTTCCGCGACTTCACCCGCATCGCCGCGTCGGACCCGACCATGTGGCGCGACGTGTTCCTGGCGAACAAGGAAGCGGTGCTGGAAATGCTGCAGCGTTTCTCGGAGGATCTGTCGACCCTGCAGCGGGCGATCCGCTGGAATGACGGCGACACGCTGTTCAACCTGTTCACCCGCACCCGCGCCATCCGCCGGTCGATCATCGAACAGGGTCAGGACGACGCCAAGCCCGACTTCGGCCGCTCGCATTGATAGCAAGCTGCCATGATGCTTACGCATCAGCAGCTTGAAACGCTCAGGCGCCGCGCGGGCTTAGCAAAGCGCCAAGGGCGCTTTGCGAACCTGTTCAATTGAGCGCGTTGATCGCGG
Encoded here:
- a CDS encoding TonB-dependent receptor, with the protein product MKAHHSIRALALASAAWTGAMAYPAFAQDASAPAADTEEAGIIVTARRREETLVSVPIAVSAFSGADLERGGAIDISDLANVTPNTTLEASRGTNSTLTAFIRGVGQQDPVSGFEQGVGIYLDDVYLNRPQGALLDIYDVERIEVLRGPQGTLYGRNTIGGAVKYVTKMLPQDFSLKLKGSYGSYDQADGIISVSAPIGDLMRVGGAFARLSRGGFGKNLTTGQDNYNKDIWAGRATFEMGGYGAPVLMRITGDYTKDNSNPRGGHRLIPGQASGAPVLDDVFDTRGGLVDPKQYVKSYGLSMNLTAELSDAVTLRSISAWRKDDSASPIDFDALPAVDVDVPAYYKNEQLSQEFQLLYDKGRLHGMVGFYYLDASADTQFDTRIFTTVAGLTAFTQANVDTETYAVFGDMSFDLTDQLSLSAGGRYTWDTRRANILRQSYLGGGSPVFDGAGIPFGAPSTNFRGEREFKKFTPRFSVSYQPTADHNIYASYSKGFKGGGFDPRGVGTNAPDLNGDGIRQDSEIASFLSFAPEQVDSYEVGYKGNLMDGALYVAVAGFYADYKDVQIPGSVACTVNVGGVPTPSFCGVVSNAGKARFKGLEFESNARLGRDIFSGGDRLNLQTAVGFIDADYREYIANIASVPTDVADYRRVQNTPKWTASGTLSYNVPVGDGSLYFGSTVSWRSKTYQFEIPNPYIDQKGYALWDASLVYTAPSDRWSIGVHGKNLLDKEYKTSGYTFVAANPVTGAIINNAAGYPTPSLGKEGTLTAFYGNPRQVFVTGSVKF
- a CDS encoding TetR/AcrR family transcriptional regulator codes for the protein MTDPASPRDERRDDKAPRTARGERTLRALLSAAAEEFGEKGFHDGSVSGITRRAGCALGSFYTYFDSKDDIFRALVNDMSGQVRDYVSPRIADARNGIEAERIGLLSFLEFARAHKEIYRIIDEAEFVDQAAYRAHYENTASRMAARLKKAAQQGDVRADVEEVHAWAIMGMNVFLGLRYGVWDDSRPAQEIADIANALIEKGIGKRA
- a CDS encoding acid phosphatase; its protein translation is MRTLQKQTFLLASILLVSGCATTATPPSASAPVPPTTIEAVGQLTKAIPFPRGYLDPAALPNSLTLLPPPPAPGTAAKAADEEAYRAALAAPADRQALAASDADLGWPHMVQSFEPIAGLSLSDGTHPHLTMLLRRAAADAAFSTSRAKGHYQRVRPFVEHDGNTCRPQDEPMLRKDGSYPSGHTAIGWMLALVLTDVMPDKQDALLKRGYEFGESRVICRAHWLSDTLAGRVVASATYARLQSDPVFRAQRELARQELAAPH
- the hisC gene encoding histidinol-phosphate transaminase, whose product is MSDAAAKPAPKDWILGIHAYVPGKSAADDGRPLIKLSANENPLGTGAAARAALVAATADLATYPDPGAAKLREAIGAVHGLDPARIIYGTGSDELLHIAASAYAGPGDEVLYVRYGFSVYDIAARRVGATPIEAPDADYATDVDALLACVTEKTKVVFLANPNNPTGTMTSREEIARLHAGLRPDILFVLDQAYAEYLDADEDDAGLELAKTASNVLVTRTFSKIYGLAAERIGWGYASQDVIDILHRIRAPFNVTTAGQAAAVAAIQDNEWVEASRAHNAQWREWLAGEIASLANHGLRAVPSRTNFLLILFDGKLTAEAAMKGLWDEGYATRWLPGQGLPNGLRITIGTEEQTRAVAAKLRAMAEAA
- a CDS encoding prephenate/arogenate dehydrogenase family protein, with translation MLPFSRVTIIGLGLIGSSLARAIREYMPTVRVTGHDADPAVRETARRIDLCDDITDTAGASVTDAELVILCVPVRAMGAAAAEIADELPADAIISDVGSCKADVLAQLNAALPGRIIIPAHPVAGTENSGPEAGFATLFKGRWSIVTPPADADPAAVERVSELWRRVGADVETMDPAHHDLVLAVTSHLPHLIAYTIVGTASDLENVTQSEVIKYSAGGFRDFTRIAASDPTMWRDVFLANKEAVLEMLQRFSEDLSTLQRAIRWNDGDTLFNLFTRTRAIRRSIIEQGQDDAKPDFGRSH